In Cucurbita pepo subsp. pepo cultivar mu-cu-16 chromosome LG04, ASM280686v2, whole genome shotgun sequence, the following are encoded in one genomic region:
- the LOC111793892 gene encoding GTP-binding nuclear protein Ran-3, which yields MALPNQQTVDYPSFKLVIVGDGGTGKTTFVKRHVTGEFEKKYEPTIGVEVHPLDFFTNCGKIRFYCWDTAGQEKFGGLRDGYYIHGQCAIIMFDVTARLTYKNVPTWHRDLCRVCENIPIVLCGNKVDVKNRQVKAKQVTFHRKKNLQYYEISAKSNYNFEKPFLYLARKLAGDANIHFVESPALAPPEVQIDLAIQQQHEAELAAAASQPLPDDDDDAFE from the exons ATG GCTTTGCCGAACCAGCAGACTGTTGATTATCCGAGTTTCAAGCTTGTCATTGTTGGTGATGGTGGCACGG GAAAAACAACATTTGTGAAAAGACATGTCACAGGAgagtttgaaaagaaatacgAAC CAACCATTGGCGTGGAGGTGCACCCATTGGACTTCTTCACAAACTGTggaaaaattagattttactGCTGGGACACTGCTGGGCAGGAGAAGTTTGGTGGTTTACGGGATGGCTACTA CATCCACGGGCAATGTGCAATAATCATGTTCGATGTTACTGCCAGATTGACATACAAAAATGTTCCTACATGGCACCGTGATCTATGCAG GGTATGTGAGAACATTCCCATTGTTCTTTGTGGAAACAAGGTCGATGTGAAGAATAGGCAGGTGAAGGCGAAGCAAGTCACGTTCCACAGGAAGAAAAACCTACAGTACTATGAAATTTCTGCAAAGAGTAACTACAACTTTGAAAAACCATTCCTGTACTTGGCCAGGAAGTTGGCTGG GGATGCGAACATTCATTTCGTGGAGTCTCCAGCTCTTGCTCCTCCGGAAGTACAAATTGACTTGGCTATTCAGCAACA GCATGAAGCTGAGTTGGCAGCTGCTGCCAGTCAACCTCTCCCggatgacgacgacgacgctTTCGAGTAA
- the LOC111793890 gene encoding GTP-binding nuclear protein Ran-3-like — protein sequence MALPNQKTVDYPSFKLVLVGDGGTGKTTFVKRHVTGEFEKKYEPTIGVEVHPLDFFTNCGKIRFYCWDTAGQEKFGGLRDGYYIHGQCAIIMFDVTARLTYKNVPTWHRDLCRVCENIPIVLCGNKVDVKNRQVKAKQVTFHRKKNLQYYEISAKSNYNFEKPFLYLARKLAGDANIHFVESPALAPPEVQIDLAVQQQHEAELAAAASQPLPDDDDDAFE from the exons ATG GCTTTGCCGAATCAGAAGACTGTTGATTATCCGAGCTTCAAGCTTGTGCTTGTTGGCGATGGTGGCACTG GAAAGACCACTTTTGTGAAGAGACATGTCACTGGGgagtttgaaaagaaatatgaac CTACCATTGGCGTGGAGGTGCACCCACTGGACTTCTTCACGAACTGTggaaaaattagattttactGCTGGGACACTGCTGGGCAAGAGAAGTTTGGTGGTTTGCGTGATGGTTACTA CATCCATGGGCAATGTGCGATCATCATGTTTGACGTTACTGCCAGATTGACATACAAAAACGTTCCTACATGGCACCGTGATCTTTGCAG GGTGTGTGAGAATATTCCAATTGTTCTTTGTGGAAACAAGGTTGATGTGAAGAATAGGCAGGTTAAGGCCAAGCAGGTCACATTCCACAGGAAGAAAAACTTACAGTACTATGAAATATCTGCAAAGAGTAATTACAACTTTGAGAAACCATTCTTGTACCTGGCCAGGAAGTTAGCTGG GGATGCTAACATTCACTTTGTGGAATCTCCTGCCCTTGCTCCTCCAGAAGTACAAATTGACTTGGCCGTTCAGCAGCA GCATGAAGCGGAGTTGGCTGCAGCTGCCAGTCAACCCCTGCCAGATGATGACGATGACGCATTTGAGTAA
- the LOC111793060 gene encoding uncharacterized protein LOC111793060, whose protein sequence is MKFKNGSKLKILSKKKVPLGPQCSMEAIRSNGANYIVRHVKSKGGSNHAMVEQVSQKVIVPCHTRLDVKGAWAPGDVVEVFDNNSWKIATISEVLGKMHILVRLLGSSQEFKVRKTNIRVRQAWEDDDGARVMVGKGNQNSNGGKLHANQLLNHNQNSTSQVQKTNSRTTLWKKDDGFAVRNKRIQDGYNVGILKRSTDCSSGAFYGASHKVRLIEKDGRYVKVVAANPTKLPELQVGPVSYLRDYLGERHRPESLNRRHGGHLKLDVKGKEPVSPVRELNDGDSIMCSVGSCSISSDNSSEMPCDVSTAVTEQIACHFPDDRSPHHSGYEGHCLPTKEELSAEIHRVVKIKTGVVFFSMPSDGECRGGYTLNLSAVLYIQLGTRIQLHSHHTTDNKYLASHVKLASKPEALAF, encoded by the exons ATGAAATTCAAAAACGGGAGTAAGCTGAAAATATTGAGCAAAAAGAAGGTGCCTTTAGGACCACAATGTTCTATGGAAGCGATAAGAAGCAACGGCGCCAACTATATAGTTAGACATGTTAAGTCCAAGGGTGGCAGCAACCATGCTATGGTGGAGCAGGTGTCTCAAAAGGTCATCGTACCCTGCCACACTCGTTTAGATGTTAAAGGGGCTTGGGCTCCTGGTGATGTTGTAGAGGTGTTTGATAACAACTCATGGAAAATTGCCACAATCTCAGAGGTTTTGGGAAAAATGCACATTCTTGTCAGATTACTTGGATCCTCTCAGGAGTTTAAAGTCAGAAAAACCAATATCCGGGTTCGACAGGCATGggaagatgatgatggtgCAAGGGTTATGGTTGGAAAG GGAAACCAAAATTCTAATGGAGGGAAGCTCCATGCCAATCAACTTTTGAACCACAATCAAAATTCAACCTCTCAAGTTCAGAAGACAAACTCAAGGACCACTCTGTGGAAAAAAGATGACGGTTTTGCTGTTAGGAACAAAAGAATTCAAGATGGCTACAATGTTGGAATTCTGAAGAGATCAACAGATTGCTCGTCTGGAGCATTTTATGGAGCGAGCCATAAAGTTAGATTGATTGAGAAAGACGGGCGATATGTTAAGGTGGTTGCTGCAAATCCAACGAAGTTACCTGAATTGCAGGTAGGTCCTGTTTCATATCTTAGAGATTATCTGGGTGAAAGACATAGGCCTGAATCTCTGAATCGCAGACATGGTGGGCATTTGAAACTGGATGTCAAGGGTAAAGAACCAGTTAGTCCGGTTCGAGAACTAAACGATGGAGATAGCATTATGTGCTCTGTTGGTAGTTGCAGCATCAGTAGTGACAACTCAAGTGAGATGCCTTGTGATGTGTCCACTGCTGTGACTGAACAAATTGCTTGTCACTTCCCTGATGATCGATCACCTCATCATTCGGGATATGAAGGCCACTGCCTTCCTACCAAAGAAGAATTGTCTGCTGAAATTCATAG GGTGGTTAAGATCAAGACTGGCGTTGTCTTCTTCTCGATGCCAAGCGATGGCGAATGCCGGGGAGGTTATACTTTAAACCTTTCTGCGGTGCTGTATATCCAACTTGGTACTCGAATTCAACTGCATAGCCACCACACCACAGACAACAAATATTTGGCTTCACATGTTAAACTTG CATCTAAACCAGAGGCCTTAGCTTTTTAA
- the LOC111793729 gene encoding cytochrome P450 734A1-like encodes MNHTPPPPLDSIKIPFLCALLFILAVKMAVALWWKPRRIEAHFLRQGIRGPPYRFFIGNFKELDSMMLAATSRPMPNFSHNILPRVLSFYHHWKKIYGSTFLIWFGPIVRVAVSDPDMIRDILTTNSEFYEKNEAHPLIKKLEGDGLLTLKDQKWALHRKIISPVFNMENLKLLIPVVEESVVDMVEKWSAMAGGAASDEVEIDVFDWFQTLAEDVVTKTVFGSSYEDGKAIFKLQTQQMILASEAFQKVFIPGYRFLPTRTNINSWKLDKEIRKSLMKLIEGRKGNSQKIWAMDEKAPKDLLGLMIQASNSSSSSSSSSSSLHTNISVHDIVEECKTFFFAGKQTTSNLLTWTTVLLAMHPQWQIQARDEVLSVCGPRALPSRDDLSKFKILSMILNESLRLYPPTVATIRRAKTVVELRGRMIPRGTEFLIPILAVHHDQNIWGNDASEFNPGRFSEGVGHAGNHPAGFIPFGHGLRACIGKNLALLQAKLAIAIIVQRFSFRLAPSYQHAPTVLMLLYPQYGAPIVFRKIETPRD; translated from the exons ATGAACCACACTCCACCGCCGCCGTTGGACTCAATCAAGATCCCTTTCCTATGCGCCCTCCTCTTCATACTTGCTGTCAAGATGGCCGTGGCCTTGTGGTGGAAGCCCAGAAGGATAGAAGCACACTTTCTCCGCCAAGGAATTCGCGGCCCTCCTTATCGTTTCTTCATCGGTAACTTCAAAGAACTCGACTCTATGATGCTCGCCGCTACCTCCCGTCCGATGCCCAATTTCTCCCACAATATTCTCCCCCGCGTCCTCTCTTTTTACCATCATTGGAAGAAAATTTACG GCTCCACATTTCTGATCTGGTTCGGACCCATTGTTCGAGTGGCGGTGTCCGACCCGGACATGATCCGAGACATCTTGACTACCAACTCAGAATTCTACGAGAAAAACGAAGCGCACCCTCTCATCAAAAAGCTCGAAGGCGACGGCCTCCTTACTCTAAAGGATCAGAAATGGGCTCTCCATCGCAAGATCATCTCCCCCGTATTCAACATGGAGAATCTCAAg tTGTTGATTCCGGTGGTGGAGGAAAGTGTGGTGGATATGGTGGAGAAATGGTCGGCCATGGCAGGCGGCGCCGCCTCGGACGAGGTGGAAATTGATGTTTTTGATTGGTTCCAAACGCTAGCTGAAGATGTGGTGACGAAGACAGTGTTTGGAAGTAGCTATGAAGATGGTAAAGCCATTTTCAAGCTTCAAACACAACAAATGATATTAGCTTCCGAAGCTTTCCAAAAGGTCTTCATTCCTGGTTACAG ATTTTTGCCGACAAGAACCAATATTAATTCGTGGAAATTAGAcaaggaaataagaaaatcatTGATGAAATTGATCGAGGGTCGAAAAGGGAATTCACAGAAAATTTGGGCAATGGATGAAAAAGCACCAAAAGATTTATTAGGGCTCATGATTCAAGCTTCcaactcatcatcatcatcatcatcatcttcttcttcattacaCACTAATATTTCCGTCCACGACATCGTTGAAGAGTGCAAAACCTTCTTCTTTGCTGGCAAACAGACCACTTCCAATCTGCTGACGTGGACTACTGTCTTGCTAGCAATGCATCCACAGTGGCAAATTCAGGCACGTGACGAGGTTCTTAGCGTGTGCGGTCCACGTGCTCTCCCCTCCAGAGATGACCTTTCTAAGTTCAAGATC CTGAGCATGATACTGAACGAGTCCTTACGATTGTACCCTCCGACGGTGGCTACGATTCGACGTGCAAAGACAGTTGTCGAGCTAAGAGGGCGGATGATCCCACGTGGGACAGAGTTCTTAATCCCAATTCTAGCGGTTCATCATGATCAAAATATTTGGGGGAACGATGCGAGCGAGTTCAATCCAGGGCGATTCTCAGAAGGTGTGGGTCACGCTGGAAACCATCCAGCCGGGTTCATTCCATTTGGACATGGTCTTCGTGCTTGCATTGGCAAGAACTTGGCTCTTCTGCAAGCAAAGTTGGCAATAGCAATCATAGTTCAAAGATTCTCATTTCGATTGGCTCCTTCTTATCAGCATGCACCAACGGTGTTGATGCTTTTGTATCCGCAATACGGAGCTCCGATTGTTTTTCGAAAGATAGAGACCCCAAGGGACTAA